In Streptomyces sp. NBC_00483, a single window of DNA contains:
- a CDS encoding thiazolylpeptide-type bacteriocin — MNTVVNSADIEQVFDSFDVTELEVLEVSQGVALPEMGASGGTSGTSSSSSTCSSSTC; from the coding sequence ATGAACACCGTCGTCAACTCTGCCGACATCGAGCAGGTCTTCGACTCCTTCGACGTGACCGAGCTGGAGGTCCTCGAGGTGTCGCAGGGCGTCGCCCTTCCCGAGATGGGCGCCTCCGGCGGCACCAGCGGCACCTCGTCCTCCTCGTCGACCTGCTCCTCGTCGACCTGCTGA